The genomic segment CATGAAGAGATTAAGCAAAATAGCCACTGGTGTGGTTTTTCTAGCCGCGCTCTTGGATTCCACTGGAGCATTGGCAGCAGATAAAAATGTTCTTGAGGAAATTGAAGTATTAAAGCGCCGTTTGTCGGAGCTTGAGAGCGAGCAGAAGGAAAGCGATGAGAAGACCGAAACTCTTGCCGAGGAAGTTGAGCGATCGAAACTGAGCAAGGTTCTTCCCGAACGAAAGGAGCTGAAAAGCGAATTTGGCCTTGGCCCTGCCGCGTCTGGAGTTTATCAGCTCAAGCAGGGGCTTTCACTTGGCGGATATGGCGAGGCGACCTACCGCAACTTTGTTAGCGATGCTAATGGGAAAAAAGATCAAGCCGATATGCTCAGGCTGGTTGGTTACGCTGGTTATAAGTTTAACGACTGGCTGGTGTTTAATTCGGAAGTGGAGGTGGAACATGGGACGACCTCAGGAATCGGCGACAGTTCGGGAGATAAAGAAGGAGAGGTATCGGTAGAGTTTGCTTATCTCGACTTTCTTCTCGATGAAGCCTTCAACTTGCGCACTGGTATGGTCTTAATCCCCATGGGCTTTCTCAACGAAATTCATGAGCCACCATTTTTTCATGGTGTGAGGAGAGCTGAATTAGAGCAGAGCATAATACCTAGCACGTGGAGAGAAATGGGTGCTGGAGCTTTTGGAACTATTGGCAGTGAACTTGACTATAGAACCTATGTGGTAAATGGTTTGCGCGCCAGCCGCTTTAGCGACAGTGGCGTTAGAGATGGTCGTCAGAAAGGAAATCAGGCGCTAGCTGAGGATTTTGCTTGGACTGGGCGTCTAGATTATAGACCCGCGGCCTTAGCTGGATTCATGGTAGGCGGTTCTGCGTGGTTGGGACATTCTGGGCAGGACGAGGAATTTGCAGGGGAGACGCCTGATGTCTTTACGTCGATTTGGGAGGCTCATGCACAATATCGCTATCGCCAGCTAGAGCTTAGAGGCATATTTGCTCAGAGCGACATAGATGACGTAGATGTGCTAAGCTTAGAAGTAGACAAGGCCATAGCTGGCAAACAGCGTGGATGGTACGTAGAGGCTGCCTATGATGTGTTGCCACATATAGTTGAAGGAACAACGCAATATCTAGCGCCTTTTGTTCGATTTGAGGATTTGGGTTTGCAGGAAGATGTGGCTGAGGGGTTTGCGAAGAATAAGTCGCTCGATCGGCAGTTAGTAGCAGTTGGTTTATCATATAAGCCAGTTACCAATGCTGTGATTAAGCTCGATTATCGCAACTTTTCTTCCGAGGGAGATAAAGATCCCGCCGATGAACTGGCGCTTGGAGTGGGATATGCCTTTTAGGGGATTTTGCAAGCAGTGCGCGGCTCGGTTGGTAGGCCGCGCACTGCTTGTTTCAATTGCCGTTATTCTTGCCCCAGATGCTTCAAGTGAGGTCTTTTATGCCAAGGACGAGGCTTTGGAGCTAGCTTTCCCCGAAGCTGACAATGTCGAGATGAAAACCTTTATTTTGACTGAGGACGAACTTGCACGGGCGGAGAAGATGGCAAAGGTTAAAATTGATTCAAAGCTCATCACCTTTTATGAGGGCATAAAAGACGGACAACTTCTTGGATATGCCTGTATAGATACGCATGTAGTTCGCACCTTGCCAGAAACTTTTATGGTGGTAATGAACCCAGAAGGCGAGGTTGAGCGAGTTACGGTGCTTGCTTTTCACGAGCCGCAGGAACATCTTCCATCTGCTAGATGGTATGAGCAGTTTAGAGGTGAGCGCCTTTCACCGGAACTTTGGCCGGGGAGGAAAATTGCTGGGATATTGGGTTCGACCTTAAGTGTGCGAGCTATCACCTCAGGTGTTCGCAAGGTCTTAGCCATTTTCCAGATTGCAGTTATTGAGAAGAAAACCAGGGAGTAACTTATGAGATCCATCGTTACCGGTGAATGGACATCTAACAGTTTACTTCGACTGATAGTTTGCTTTTTTCTTTTTTACATCCTCTTATTTTGGGGGACAAACTGGTTATTATTTTTTCAGAAGATGGGCCTAAGCTATACTTCGGTGGTTGGGTATTACCTAGGGTCGGAAGAGCGATTTTTGCAGCCAAGGACTTATCACGGGCTTCTCGAGATGGCTCATATTCACTTGTTTGCTATGGGAGTGCTCATGCTAACGCTTACTCATTTGCTGCTCTTTGTCCCTTTTAGCGGTAGAGTGAAGGCATTGCTTATCACCGTTAGTTTTAGCAGCGCATTGTCAAATGAGGCATCTGGATGGCTCATTAGGTTTATTCATCCATGTTTTGCTTATCTAAAAATAATTAGTTTTTTATGCCTACAGTTTTCCTTGGCGCTTATGATTGGTTTGGCTTTCTATGCCCTTGTCTCGCGAAGCCCCAGCGACTATTTAAGTAATGGCTCCCCCAAGAGGAAGGCCAATGCATAGGCGCGCGGTTTGCAAGGGAATTATTTCGTTGGCTGGTGTCGTGCTTACTCCTCTTGGCGCGTTTGCCAAAGTGCAAGAGGCAAAAAGGCAGTTTCGCGAGGTTCGCCATGCTATGGGAACTTTGTTAGACATAGCGATTTGCCATAATAGCGCCAAGGCTGCGCGAGAATTTTTCGATGCGGCCTTTAGTTTGGTGGCTCGTTTGGAGCTACTGTTAAGCAATTTTTATTCAGAAAGCGAAATTAGTAGGCTTAATAGTTTGAGCGGAAAGGAATCCCTCAGGATTTCAAAAGAAACAGAAGAGCTTCTAGTTATTGGAAAGCGATTTTTTTTGCTTACCGATCGCGCATTTGATATTTCGGTGCGGCCCCTTATAGAGCTTTGGCGAAGAGGTGCGGTTAATCAGTTCCTCCCAGACGAAAAGGAAATACAGCGAGTAAAGTCATTAGTTGGATGCGACTGTTTAGAAATGGATGGAGATGGAAGGGCCTTACTTGCCGAGCGAGGTGCTTCTATCGAAACTGGTGGAATTGGCAAGGGCTTGGCGGTAGATCGCATCGCATCGTTGTTCAAGCGTTTTGACATCGAATCTGCGTTTGTGAATTTCGGCCACAGCACTATATATGCCCATGGAGTGCCAAGCATGTCAGAAAATTGGGAAGTGCTACTACAATTTCCTGGTGCTGCTCCCATAGGCACGCTAGCGGTTAGGGACTGTGCGCTTTCTGCTTCTTCATCTTTTGGACAATCGTTTAGCATTGGACAAAAGCAATACGGACACATTTTCGATCCGCTTACAGGATTGCCGTTTAGTAGCAAACGCGAGATAGCCCTAACAACGCGTTCGGCGGTGGATGCGGAAATTCTTAGCACCTACCTGGTTATTCGCCCAGGCTTTTTGGGCGATAATTTGCAAAGTCTGCCGCCGTTTAAGATTTGCCATGTAGCCTAGGTAGTGTTTGTCAAAAAGGTTTGTTATATTATTTCAGCTTTTTTTCTGGTATACCAAGACTTCTTTTATTTAATAATTAAGTTAAGTTGTTTAAAAAAATATGAACGATACGAAAGTCATCTATACCATGATGCGGGTCAATAAGACCTATCCGCCCAAGAGGCAAGTTATAAAGGACATTTCTTTGTCCTATTTCTATGGGGCAAAAATTGGGGTGCTTGGTTTAAACGGTTCTGGCAAGAGCACGCTCTTAAGGATTATGGCGGGAGTAGAGAAGGATTTTGAGGGAAGCGCGCATCTTTCTGATGGCTATAGCGTAGGCTACTTAGAACAGGAGCCAGCTCTTGATGACAAATTAACCGTAGGTGAAGTCGTTAGGCAGGGAGCGCATGAGACGGTAAAGCTACTCGCTCAGTTTGAGGCACTTAGCGCCAAGTTTGAAACTGACCTTTCAGCCGAGGAGATGGAAAAGGTTTGCGAGAAACAAGCTAAGCTAATGGAGCAGCTTGAGGCAATAGATGCCTGGAATTTAGACGATAAGTTAAATTTTGCGATGGAGGCTTTGCGCTGCCCGCCGGCCGAACGGCTTGTAAGCACGCTTTCCGGAGGGGAGCGCCGCCGCGTGGCACTTTGTAGGCTCTTAATTCAAGAACCCGATATTTTGCTGCTAGATGAGCCAACAAACCACCTCGATGCGGAATCGGTTAGATGGTTAGAGGCGCACTTAAGAGACTATAAGGGAACCATTATTGCAGTAACCCACGATAGATATTTTCTCGATAATGTTGCCGGCTGGATTTTAGAACTAGACCGTGGCCACGGCATCCCCTACAAGGGAAACTACTCTTCGTGGCTGGAACAAAAGCAGATTCGACTGGCGCAAGAAAAGAAAGCAGAAGATAAGCGAATTAAGCTTTTGGAGCGCGAGCTTGAGTGGATTCGCATGTCGCCCAAGGCGCGGCATGCCAAGGGAAAAGCGCGCATTAACTCATACGATAAGCTGCTTTCTGAGGAAAGTGAAAAGCTCCGCGATGACTTACAGCTATCTTTTCCCAAGGGCCCCAGACTGGGCGAGATCGTCATCAATGCTAAGGGCGTTTCCAAGGCCTACGGAGATAAGCTGCTTTTTGGAGACTTAAACTTTGTACTTCCGCCGGGAGGAATTGTCGGGGTAATCGGTCCCAATGGAGCGGGAAAGACCACACTTTTTAAGTTAATATGCGGGCAGGAAAAGCCCGATAGCGGCGAGTTCGTCGTAGGGGAGACGGTTAAGCTTGGGTACATGGAACAATCTAGGGCCGCACTGGATCCCGAAAAAAACGTATGGGATGTAATCTCAGGTGGTGCGGAAAATATTAAGCTTGGAGCTAAGGAAATAAACTCTAGGGCATTTGTTGCGCGCTTTAATTTTGAAGGTTCGGATCAGCAAAAAAAGATAGGTGACCTTTCAGGAGGCGAGCGCAATCGCGTCCAGCTTGCCCTTCTTTTTCAGCAGAATGCCAATGTCATTTTACTGGACGAGCCTACTAACGATTTAGATGTAAATACTTTAAGGGCTCTTGAGGAGGCGCTTGAGAACTTTCCGGGCTGTGCCGTGGTTATTAGTCACGACCGATGGTTCCTCGATCGCGTCGCTACTCACATATTGGCTTTTGAGGGCGATAGTACAGTGTGTTGGTTTGATGGAAATTTTAGCGAATATGAGGAAGATAGGAGAAAGCGCCTCGGCAAGGAAGCTGATGTGCCGCATAGAATTCGGTATGCCAGCATTAAGCGCTAAAATTTTGCAGGCTTGTTCTTAGCTATAACTGCGTTTCCCTTAAAGTAAGTCGCTTTATCGCTAAACTAGTCAGAAGCTCGTCGGGAAGGCCTGTGCTTTTTAGGCGAAAATCGAGATCGCTAATAATTTTTAGCGAGTTTACTAGTTCTGCAAAGGAAAAGGCGCTTAAGTTTGCTTGAATGTTACGCATAAACCAGGGGTTTGAGAGTGTTTGGCAAATGCTAAGATGTTTCGTCTCATTTTCCTTTATGGCAATGAGAGTTCTAAAGGCGCGACTTAAAAAGGCGGATATCTGTAATGGATGCAGGCCCTGGTTCATGAGAGCGTGAGTTAAGTCAATGCTTGCGGTAAGGTGTTTTTTGGCAATTTGCGTAATTAGTTCAAAACTTGTGCGCTCTGGTCCCTGTAGCAAGGATTCCTCCACCATAGCAAGGCTAATAGTCTCTTTTTTATCCAAAGAAAGCGATAACTTTTCTAGTTCATGGGAAATGATCCACAAATCATTTCCATAGCATTGACTAATCAGTAAAGCCGCATCGGGGGCGATGCCAAAAGTCTCGTTATGTCTAAGGGCCTCTTTTGTTATCCAGTCGATTAAACGCTGCCCCTTTAGTTCGCTAAATTCCACTAAAGTGCCCGAAGCTTTGCTCAGATAGTAAGGGAGAGGTGTTTTTTGATTAAGCGATGCGGTGACAACAACGACAAAAGTTGAAGTTAAGCGCTTTAGAATTGCTTCAGCTAGCGGCTTGGCAATATTAGCTTTAATTTGTTCTGCATTAGAAATGACAATTATGTCTTCGTCGCAAAACAGCGAGGGGCTTCTTAGAGATTCGATTAGCGGCTCGACGTTTTTATTAGAGGTAATTTGCTCGGCAGAGATTCTTTGAACCTGAGAATCGTTGCCAAAAAGCTTAGTGCAGATCCAATCAGTTAGGCGTTTGATGCGCAAATCTTCTCCGCCTAGAAATATTAATGGCGAAACGATACCGGCATTTTCCAGCCGCTTTAGAGCACTTGAGTCGGAGAGATTTTGGGTGGATTTTAGAAGCGAGAGAAATTTATCGCTAGATATTTTTTTTGCGCAATTAGTAACTTGGGGAGCGGGATTCATAATGCCAAATATTTGCCCAGGGACGGAATTGAACCGCCGACACGCGGATTTTCAGTCCGCTGCTCTACCGACTGAGCTACCTGGGCGCCGTAGAATCAGAGTCTAATCTCACTTTTTATGTCATCAGTCAAATGCCCTATAAAGAGTTGTGCCACTGGCATTTAATTACGAGTAATATTATCCAATTTTAGGCTTTAAATAACTATAGGATAGCGTCCCTAGCAGCGCGCCGATTAGTGTAAACGCTGCCATGAACTCTCCTGCCCCAATTTGCGCAAAAATAGGGCCAGGGCAGGAACCCGTGATGATCCAGCCCATGCCAAACAGCAATCCTCCGATTATGTTTCCTCGGTGGAATTTTTTTGGGCTTATTACTATGTCCTGATGGTTTATCGTTCTTACCTTGAATTTCTTTATAAGGAATACCGATAGCATGCCCACAGCAACAGCAGAGCAAATTACTAAGTACATATGTGCTTCTTCAAAGTGAAACATTTTTTGAATGCGAAACCAGGAAGCGACATCGGACTTAATGAGCAAGATGCCAAAATAGATTCCCATTATTATAAATTTTATCTGGCTCATAACGCGACTCCTGCAATCTGAAAAATGCCAAGCATGAGAAATCCTCCGAGAAAGAAGCAAATGACCGCTACGAGACTTGAGGGTTGTAAATCGGAAAGACCCATAATGGCATGACCGGAAGTGCAGCCACCTGCATATCGCGCGCCAAAACCAACCAAAAAGCCACCAAGTAGGAGCTTAATAGCGCCCGAGACTGAGTGGTAATGCGGAGGCAATAGACTTGGTGCTGAGCTACTTAAAAAGGCGCTAGCGAGAAACGACCCTATGACAATTCCCAAAACGAACATGATATTCCAAATTTCTGCTTTCCAATTATATCGCAGAAATTCAATTCTCGTGTTGGGCAATGCCATCGCGCAAAAATGCCTTAGAGAACTAGAGATGCCAAACATTTTACCCCCTCCAATTAGCAATAACGAAACCGTTAAGCCAATTAGCGGGCCAGATATGTACCAGGGCCAAGTGTTAAATAGGTAGTTCATAGGATAACCCCAAATACTTTCGTGCGTTTAGTTAAATTATGGGTCGACTTTTTTTGTAAAAACATATTTATTTATACTATGATGTGCTTGTTGGAAAACACATCCAAGGCTGTCAAGCCTTTTATCTCTCAGAGTATAAAGGCGTTTTTAGCGATCGCGAGCATATTTAATTGAAAAACAGTAGTTTCTCAAAGAGTTATTTATTATTCGCCCATAAGTTTGGAGCAAATTCGTGAGGCAAGAAAAATGCAAACTAAGCGGCAATGAGTTTTGCATCACTGATGCAGAAGAGACCTATTGTCGCGAGCAATCTATTCCTTTACCCACTACTTGTCCAACCGAACGACTGCGAAATATGCTCATTTTTCGCAACCGCATGCATTTATATCATGCTAGATGTAACTACACTAACACCCCTATGCTATCTGGTATCGCTCCGGAAAGTGGGTTTAATGTTTACGACGTGGATATCTGGGAATCGGACAAATGGGATGCGCTTAGCTAT from the Deltaproteobacteria bacterium genome contains:
- the ettA gene encoding energy-dependent translational throttle protein EttA, whose amino-acid sequence is MNDTKVIYTMMRVNKTYPPKRQVIKDISLSYFYGAKIGVLGLNGSGKSTLLRIMAGVEKDFEGSAHLSDGYSVGYLEQEPALDDKLTVGEVVRQGAHETVKLLAQFEALSAKFETDLSAEEMEKVCEKQAKLMEQLEAIDAWNLDDKLNFAMEALRCPPAERLVSTLSGGERRRVALCRLLIQEPDILLLDEPTNHLDAESVRWLEAHLRDYKGTIIAVTHDRYFLDNVAGWILELDRGHGIPYKGNYSSWLEQKQIRLAQEKKAEDKRIKLLERELEWIRMSPKARHAKGKARINSYDKLLSEESEKLRDDLQLSFPKGPRLGEIVINAKGVSKAYGDKLLFGDLNFVLPPGGIVGVIGPNGAGKTTLFKLICGQEKPDSGEFVVGETVKLGYMEQSRAALDPEKNVWDVISGGAENIKLGAKEINSRAFVARFNFEGSDQQKKIGDLSGGERNRVQLALLFQQNANVILLDEPTNDLDVNTLRALEEALENFPGCAVVISHDRWFLDRVATHILAFEGDSTVCWFDGNFSEYEEDRRKRLGKEADVPHRIRYASIKR
- a CDS encoding YeeE/YedE family protein, whose product is MSQIKFIIMGIYFGILLIKSDVASWFRIQKMFHFEEAHMYLVICSAVAVGMLSVFLIKKFKVRTINHQDIVISPKKFHRGNIIGGLLFGMGWIITGSCPGPIFAQIGAGEFMAAFTLIGALLGTLSYSYLKPKIG
- a CDS encoding FMN-binding protein, whose translation is MPFRGFCKQCAARLVGRALLVSIAVILAPDASSEVFYAKDEALELAFPEADNVEMKTFILTEDELARAEKMAKVKIDSKLITFYEGIKDGQLLGYACIDTHVVRTLPETFMVVMNPEGEVERVTVLAFHEPQEHLPSARWYEQFRGERLSPELWPGRKIAGILGSTLSVRAITSGVRKVLAIFQIAVIEKKTRE
- the holA gene encoding DNA polymerase III subunit delta is translated as MNPAPQVTNCAKKISSDKFLSLLKSTQNLSDSSALKRLENAGIVSPLIFLGGEDLRIKRLTDWICTKLFGNDSQVQRISAEQITSNKNVEPLIESLRSPSLFCDEDIIVISNAEQIKANIAKPLAEAILKRLTSTFVVVVTASLNQKTPLPYYLSKASGTLVEFSELKGQRLIDWITKEALRHNETFGIAPDAALLISQCYGNDLWIISHELEKLSLSLDKKETISLAMVEESLLQGPERTSFELITQIAKKHLTASIDLTHALMNQGLHPLQISAFLSRAFRTLIAIKENETKHLSICQTLSNPWFMRNIQANLSAFSFAELVNSLKIISDLDFRLKSTGLPDELLTSLAIKRLTLRETQL
- a CDS encoding YeeE/YedE family protein, coding for MNYLFNTWPWYISGPLIGLTVSLLLIGGGKMFGISSSLRHFCAMALPNTRIEFLRYNWKAEIWNIMFVLGIVIGSFLASAFLSSSAPSLLPPHYHSVSGAIKLLLGGFLVGFGARYAGGCTSGHAIMGLSDLQPSSLVAVICFFLGGFLMLGIFQIAGVAL
- a CDS encoding FAD:protein FMN transferase, with amino-acid sequence MHRRAVCKGIISLAGVVLTPLGAFAKVQEAKRQFREVRHAMGTLLDIAICHNSAKAAREFFDAAFSLVARLELLLSNFYSESEISRLNSLSGKESLRISKETEELLVIGKRFFLLTDRAFDISVRPLIELWRRGAVNQFLPDEKEIQRVKSLVGCDCLEMDGDGRALLAERGASIETGGIGKGLAVDRIASLFKRFDIESAFVNFGHSTIYAHGVPSMSENWEVLLQFPGAAPIGTLAVRDCALSASSSFGQSFSIGQKQYGHIFDPLTGLPFSSKREIALTTRSAVDAEILSTYLVIRPGFLGDNLQSLPPFKICHVA